The following proteins are co-located in the Armatimonadota bacterium genome:
- a CDS encoding LapA family protein — MSDDDLDLDLDLDSPPDPPKKRGLFGRAKPPDKPAEDKGAEGEAEARKPEVVPAHKPNVFERIATPVAEGAAKASPTGWSLKTFLLGFIGLVVLVLLAENWPAMRLNFIGLHVDVPKSVVLLVTFGLGFGVAWLTFRRRGEPGQPKI, encoded by the coding sequence GTGTCTGACGACGATCTTGATCTTGATCTCGACCTGGATTCGCCGCCGGATCCCCCGAAAAAGCGCGGGCTGTTCGGGCGAGCCAAGCCCCCGGACAAACCGGCTGAAGACAAGGGGGCGGAAGGCGAAGCCGAGGCCCGCAAGCCTGAGGTCGTGCCTGCGCACAAGCCCAACGTCTTCGAGCGCATCGCCACTCCGGTTGCCGAAGGCGCCGCGAAAGCGTCGCCGACGGGCTGGAGCCTGAAAACTTTCCTGCTCGGTTTCATCGGGCTCGTTGTTCTGGTGCTGCTTGCCGAGAACTGGCCGGCAATGCGTCTGAATTTCATCGGCCTGCATGTGGATGTTCCCAAATCCGTGGTTCTGCTGGTTACATTCGGCCTGGGGTTTGGGGTAGCGTGGCTGACCTTCCGCCGTCGTGGAGAGCCCGGCCAGCCGAAGATTTGA
- a CDS encoding DUF981 domain-containing protein has protein sequence MIDYLTLLLVNMSAGYALLAWFVLKGLDAPDKRVWAGGFAVVGLVATAFGGHLTVNWLLPGAYSSMYGEMSVLFGAVYLGAALCMALGWDLTAVAGYGVLAGAAAVLLGVRMIDLKMTQMPLLSGAGFILSGMGGVCALPVWLWFREHRLVRIAGMLAMLGAAAIWAFIGFMAYWGHAESFGEWVPLLMRGAQGPE, from the coding sequence TTGATCGATTACCTGACACTCCTGCTGGTCAACATGAGCGCGGGCTATGCGCTTCTGGCGTGGTTCGTGCTGAAGGGGTTGGACGCGCCCGACAAGCGCGTCTGGGCCGGGGGCTTCGCGGTTGTTGGGCTGGTAGCCACGGCCTTCGGCGGTCACCTGACTGTGAACTGGCTGTTGCCGGGCGCGTATAGCTCCATGTACGGCGAGATGTCCGTGCTTTTCGGCGCGGTCTACCTGGGCGCCGCTTTGTGCATGGCGTTGGGTTGGGACCTGACCGCGGTTGCGGGGTACGGCGTCTTGGCCGGTGCGGCCGCCGTACTGCTGGGCGTGCGGATGATCGACCTGAAAATGACCCAGATGCCGCTGCTGTCCGGTGCCGGGTTCATCCTGTCGGGTATGGGTGGGGTGTGCGCTCTGCCGGTCTGGCTCTGGTTCAGGGAGCACCGGCTGGTGCGCATCGCTGGGATGCTGGCGATGCTGGGTGCGGCGGCGATCTGGGCGTTCATCGGGTTCATGGCGTACTGGGGTCACGCGGAATCCTTCGGCGAGTGGGTGCCCCTGCTCATGCGGGGTGCCCAAGGGCCGGAGTGA